The genome window ATTGAGACGCCATTTATGAACATGCGATACCGCTCCACACACGGAGCGCAGTTCAGCACAGGCCAGCGACCGCCGGATGTCCCTTATATGCGGGGGTTTTCGGAGTGAATTTTGAATGAGTGAATGAGTGAATGAGTGAATGAATGACCGAATCAACATAACAATGAATCGTAGAGACGTTATCAAAAGCCTGACCCTTTTACCCGCGGCAGGTGATATTTTATTAAAGCAGCCGGCTGTTGCTTCACAGCATACTTCATTGCCCGATCTGCACCGGGATGCGTTTGTAATGGATGGGCATACGCATGTAATGAGCCGGGAGCTGATCCTGAAAACCGACATCGGCCAGCGTTACAAGGATGGTACGGTGGATCTTCCCCGGGCAAAAGAAGGCGGCGTGGATGCGATGTTTTTTTCGGTTTATACCCCTGAAAACTATTATCCGGGAAGGTTTGAGATCAAAAATACTTTTCGTGTCGTAAACCTTGCGCTGGACCAGATTAAAAAGAACCAGGCATTGATCGAGCTCGCGCTTAATGCGTCCGACATCGAGCGTATTAATAAAAAGGGTAAAATAGCCGCATTCCTGGATCTGGAAGGCGGTTACGACCTGCACGGCGACCTGGATCTGCTGCGCGCACTTTACAAACTGGGCTTACGCTCCATGCAGCTGACTGCGCATAGCACTACAAATGCTTTTATTGATGCCTGCAATGACGTGTACACCTGGGGCGGCATTAATGCACATGGAAAAGCGGTGATCAGGGAAATGAACGATCTCGGCATGGTCATTAATGTGGCTCATGCATCTAATGATGCCATTATACAGTCGGCGGCGGCGAGTCGGCATCCGGTCATTTACAGCCACGGCGGTTTTCACAAGATCGTTGATCATCCGCGCTGCATTACAGACGAAGCTGCAAAAGCAATCGCATCAAAAGGCGGCGTTATCGGCGTGCATTTCGGCAGCCTTTTCAATAACCCGAAATACTGGGCCTGGCAAAAACCGAACAATCCCGTCAAAGTGCAGCCAAGTCCGCAGCCGAAAATACCACGCATCCTGAGCGTCCGGAATACGAATCAAACCATTGAAGACGTCGACAAGGAATTCGCGCGTGAGTTGCCGTTCACTTTCAACGGGACCATTCCAGACGAATACTGGATGCATGTTGACCAGCTCGCCAAGGTCATTGACTATGGAGTTAATTTGGTTGGTGAAGACCACATAGCACTGGGGTCCGATCTGGACGGCGGCCCCGAGTTGCCCCGTGAAATCAAAGACATCAGCGACTTCCCACAGATCACCATGGCTATGCAAAAACTAGGTTACACCGACCAGCGGATCAAAAAGATCCTCGGCCTGAACTGGCTGCGCGTCATCCGGCAGGTGACGGAGGGGAAATAAGCACACATTCAATCACTTATTCTAATTTTTAATGTTCATAAATGGAAACCAGCAGCCTGTTAAAGCAAATCGAGTTCATTAAGGAAGTGGATAAGCTTAAATACATCCTCCGCAAAACGAAGCTTTTCAATAGCGACCGGAATGAGAATGACGCCGAACACAGCTGGCACCTGTCGCTGATGGCCATTATCCTGGCCGGGCATGCCAACTCCGACATTGATCTGCTCCGGGTTGTTAAGATGCTTCTGATCCACGACATTGTTGAGATAGATGCGGGTGATACTTTTATTTATGATGCGCAGAAAAACCACACCAACACCGACGAAGAAAGACTGGCTGCAAACCGGATCTTCGGGTTATTGCCGGAGGGGCAGGCGACGGAGCTGATCGCAATCTGGGAAGAGTTTGAGGAAGGGCAAACCCATGAAGCAAAATTTGCACGGGCTATGGACCGCCTGGAACCCCTGCTTCAGAATACTTCCAATAACGGCGGCACCTGGGCTGAGTTCGGCGTCAGTTATGAAAAGGTGTATGCCAAAAAGCAGGTCATTCAGCAGGGTTCCGAATCGATCTGGCAGTATGCCGAGCAACTGATCAATGACAGCGTTGAAAAAGGGATTTTGAAAAAATAGGTCAGTAAGCTGATCCTAGTCGCTAAACTCAAACATGACGACCGCGCAGCTCGTGAACATAAGTGGACGGACTGATACCGAATTGTTTCTGAAAGTCCCTCGAAAAGTTGGTAGGAATGCTGTATCCGACCATATCGGCCACTTCGTTGATCTTGTATTTGTTTTCAGCGAGCAGCTCAGCAGCCCTTTTCAGCCTCGACAGGTTGATCAGCTCATTCGGTGTCATGTCCGATATGCCTTTGATCTTACGGTATAATGTAGGCCTGCTCATGTTCATCAGGGATGAAAGCAGGTCCACGTCCAGGTTGGAGTCCGCGATCCGTTTGCCTATAATGGTGTTTAATTGTTCCAAAAACTGCTTATCAGCCGTCGAGAACGCAATGCCCCGGATATGGGTGAGCGGCGAGCGCGCAAAATATTCCTTGATAATGTTCCTGTTGTTGATCAGGTTGGTGATCTGCGCAGCTAGATGATCCAGTGAGAACGGCTTTTCAATGTAGGCGTCCGCGCCCACTTCAAGCCCCTCGATCCTGGAATTGATCGAATTTTTGGCGGTTAAGAGAATGATTGGAATGTGGCTGAACTGTACATCGTTTTTGATCTTTTTACACAACTCAATGCCGTCCATAACGGGCATCATAATGTCGCTGATCACCAGGTGGACGTTCTCATGCTGCAAAATTTCGATCGCCTGCTGACCGTCCAGCGCGCGCATGACATGATAGGAACCGCTCAGCTCCCGGCTCAGATAACCCAGGATTTCAACATTGTCCTCCACGATCAGGACCACAGGCCGGGCCGGATCGGCGGCT of Dyadobacter chenhuakuii contains these proteins:
- a CDS encoding HD domain-containing protein, which gives rise to METSSLLKQIEFIKEVDKLKYILRKTKLFNSDRNENDAEHSWHLSLMAIILAGHANSDIDLLRVVKMLLIHDIVEIDAGDTFIYDAQKNHTNTDEERLAANRIFGLLPEGQATELIAIWEEFEEGQTHEAKFARAMDRLEPLLQNTSNNGGTWAEFGVSYEKVYAKKQVIQQGSESIWQYAEQLINDSVEKGILKK
- a CDS encoding dipeptidase encodes the protein MNRRDVIKSLTLLPAAGDILLKQPAVASQHTSLPDLHRDAFVMDGHTHVMSRELILKTDIGQRYKDGTVDLPRAKEGGVDAMFFSVYTPENYYPGRFEIKNTFRVVNLALDQIKKNQALIELALNASDIERINKKGKIAAFLDLEGGYDLHGDLDLLRALYKLGLRSMQLTAHSTTNAFIDACNDVYTWGGINAHGKAVIREMNDLGMVINVAHASNDAIIQSAAASRHPVIYSHGGFHKIVDHPRCITDEAAKAIASKGGVIGVHFGSLFNNPKYWAWQKPNNPVKVQPSPQPKIPRILSVRNTNQTIEDVDKEFARELPFTFNGTIPDEYWMHVDQLAKVIDYGVNLVGEDHIALGSDLDGGPELPREIKDISDFPQITMAMQKLGYTDQRIKKILGLNWLRVIRQVTEGK